Part of the Nitrososphaera sp. genome, CACTGGGACGCCTGGGCTGCGCTTACAGAGTCGGGGCCATACCAGGCAAAGTGCTTGAATACCACCGCGACCTTGCCTGCCGTGACGTACTGTTGGTCTATCTGGGGCTCGGTGGCGGCCGCGTACCTGTCGCAAAACTCGCACTGAAAGTCGCCAAATTCTACCAGCGTAACCGGAGCATTAGTCCCCCCCTTGTACGCGGAACCGGAGGCAATTAGGCTTGCAAGGGACAGATTCCTGGTGCCAGTGTTGTTGCTCGACTGACTGGAACTGCTCGACAGAGCCGGATTGCTAGCCGGAATCTTTGAGGCTGCAAGCGCAAAAGAACCAACAAGCACAGCGGCTACTATTGCGACAAGCACGTACATTGTGGCCTTGCTCTTTGTCTTGCGGCCAGTCCTGGGTTTGTCCTTCAAGCATAGTGAATTTCTCTCAGGACTGCTAAAGAGGTTTCGAAGCTAAAAGCCTACCTTGTCAAAGTCCATCGAGCCGGACTCGCTTATCTTGGGCTTGTTGCCGTGAACTGCCCTGTGCCTCTCGAGGTGAGCCTCGTCGGCAAATTCACTGCCGCACTTTTTGCACTTGAAGGCCAATGGTGTCATTTACTGCCAGGGTGTAGAAAAGCCTACCTCACAGAAAATTACACTAGAAAAAACGATCTCAAGGCGGAAGTGTAGGAAGCAACTTCGTACTCGGGTTATTATCGACGCCGAAAAGAATCGCCGGATGTACAAGGCCAATGAGCGCCAGGAGAGGAGTTTGGGTAGCGACAACTTCGGTTCTTGCAGCCCTTGCAATCCTCGGCGCCGCGGGATACTTGCTTAACAGCGCAGTCCCGTCTTTGTCCTCGTACTTTTCAACTTCCATAAAGACAGTCTCCGGTATTACGGAAAAGCCAGTCTCTGAGCCTTTTGTGCACAACTCTTCACAAACCGTGACAAGTTCGCTTGCGCCCGAACTGGAGAGTCTGGACGGCGCCTTGAAGCCGGTGAAGGTGTCGCTTTTGCCATCGGAAGAGGGACTCAGACAGTATGCGCTTGAATTGATTAACTCAGACAGGGCCACTGCAGGGCTGCCGCCAGTCACGCTTACAGATAATTACGCGGCCCAATCTCAGGCAGACGACATTGTCGCCACGGGCCACCTTTCTCACTGGATGACAGACGGCGAAAAGCCATACATGTCTTATTCAAGATACGGCGGGACTGGCTACGTATCCCAGAATGCTGCCATTTGCTGTTATGCGCAGCAGGCAAACCACAGTGCAATATCAGACGGCGTACTTTCCGGCCACTTCTTTACTGCAAGCGACATCAAGCAGGCGATCGAGGTCGAGCAAGACGGGATGGTAAATGACGACTTGGCTTGCTGCAGCAATGGTCACCGGATGAACATTCTTGACGCCCACCATACAGGAGTCAGCATAGGGATAGCGTACAGCAATAACTCTGTGGTGATGGTGCAGAACTTTGAAAACAGATACCTTGCTCTTGACCGAGCGATTTCCTCCGGGGACAACAAGTCGATCGAGATCTCGGGCAGTTATATCAGGTCCGGCTACCAAATTGCGGGAATTACAATCACTTTTGACAAGGCTCCATCTCATGCCGCATACCAGGAAAACTTTAATGAACACTCCTACGGCAGCGGCGAACTCCTGGCCACGGTGCAAAAGCCGGCTCCGCCTGGCTATCACTACCAGTCCATGCCGGACCACTTTGCGCTTGAAGCAGGGCGCTGGCAGGACACGGGCGCGGTTTTTGATGTGCGATTTGACATGTCCGGGGCAGTTTCAAAGGATGGCCCGGGAATGTACACGCTCACGGCATTTCTGACCTCAGAAGGCGGGCGGGACGTTTTCCCCGCACTTACCTATTCCGTGTATGCAAGCGCTCCACAGTAACCTCTAGTCTGCAAGTCATCAGAAGGGACTAGTCGCTTGTGACCGGGGCAAGCGTGCTAGCAGAGACAAAGTTGCCCCCTGCGCTGCCATTATCCAGGGCGCTGCCAGTAAAGACCTCGCCAGTTGCAGTGACCATCTTCCACGAGCCAATGTCTGGCGCAGATATTCCCGGCGGGTTTGTGATGGTGACTGTATAAGTCGCGCTGATGTTTATTACAAAGTTCTGTGGCATGCTCCAGCCTGATGGCGGCGTGTTCATTCCGCCAATCGTTATGGACTTGATAACCACCGCATGGGTGCTGTTGTTCTTGAACGTCAGTGTCGCCGTCGTGCCGCCACCGCTAAACACGTGCACGTTGATTGTGGCTTTCTGGATGTCAATCACTGTATTTGCAACGTTGACCACCTGCTGGTAGCCATTCACAAACGGAACGCGGACTGATGCTGTGACGTCGTGGCCGCTAGAGGATCTGCCCCCGACCTGGACAGGCTCAAGCGTGCCTGACGCAGGGAATATGTAGGTTATCGCGGTACCGTCCGAACTGACGCGCTTTGTCGCGTTGAGGTAATCATACGAGTCAAGCTGGAAGCTCAGCGAAGCAGAGCCGTTTGGCCCGATGGTAACCGGGTTTCCGCCGGACTGCCAAAGGCTTGAAGGTATCGGGCGAACGAGACTTACGTTTGATAAAGTGATTGTATCCATCCCGTTATTTACCACGGTAAGCGACAGGTGCGGGTACTGCGCATGGGCCAAGGTTAGCGACGGGTTAACGATCCCTAGGCGAGAAACCGGTTCTAAAAGGCTGACTATTTCAGACACACTTGTCGTTTTGCCGCTGCTGGTTCCGGACGCCGTAACCTTGAGTACATATGACGAGCCCACGGTCCCGGGCAAGGCCGAGAGTGCGATTTTCTGTTGCTGTCCGGGCTTCAGGACCAGCTCTCCTGCGGTTGAATTGAACTGGCCAAGAGTTACCGTGTGCAGAACTACCGGCTCTGTCCCGGAATTGCTGACTGTCACAAAGGAGGCATAGTGGCTGAAAATCTGATAATCGACAATCTTGATCGAAGGCGCCGCAGGGTTTGGCATTTGAATTATTGGCTTGTTGACGGGCGTGGTGGCAGTCGCATTCGTTTGGTGTGGTGCCTGTGATGCATTCTGCTGGTGCGATGAGCTCTGGCCTATGCTCCCTATCGGAAACTGGATGTGCACGGTGTTTGACGCCTTGTCGATAAACTGCCTTGCCTCAGGATTGTTGCTTGCAAACCACGCAGCCCCTCCCGCCAGACCCGCAGCCAGAATTACGGATGCTATCACGCCAAACACATGCAATGGATCAACACTTTCCTGGCAAGGTTTCTACCCTGCCAAAGTAGTACTCTGGAATAAACTGAATGATTCTAAGACAAGTGGCCACGCTTGATCCTTTGCTGCAAGGATTATCCCGGCAGGATATTATTCGCCCGCCTGTCACTGTGCGTACATACACAACGGGTTCGGCACAGGTACGCCGGAGCAAATGCGCGATAGTGATTGGCTGGTCGCCAATTCCACGGTCTGGGAGGAGTTCCGAAAATTAGCTGAAGTTCTCGAGCTTTTGGCCGGGAAGCGGTCCAGTATAGGCAAATGTGTCAGTCATTATCGTCTGAATTTCTGGTACATACTGAAAAATTCACAACTGGCTTTGAGCAGTTCCTGACATTTTCGATAAAGGGCGGCGTCAACGGAAAGTTCGCTGGAGCTAGTCGAGCTTGTTCAGGCAGGGTATCAGGTCTTTGACATGGTCATGATGTCACTCCAGTTCACATGCATCTTATGGTCTAATGCGCACGGAGGGCGCAGAGGGGTAACATTTTTTCACAGGGATTAACAGGGGAGTCACGTGTTGATTTTTGACGTAATCTTATCTGCTCCTATGAGACTCGAGGCTTTGGTTTGTCGATTAGCCAGAAGTTTCGCTCCCTAACCTAAGTTTCGATAAACCTTTGATCCCATGCACGGCATGCCGACGCCCTAGTTGCGTCTCGCTGTCAATAGTATTGCCACGAATGGAATCACCATCGCAGCAGACAGGGGCCACGCCCACTGGTAGCCAAACTGTTTTGCAAGGTAAGAAAACAATAGGGGCATCCACACGACTCCAACAAGCGATATTCCATTAATCCACGCAACCTTTAGAGCTCCATATCTGAAATCGTGGCTGTCCCGGCTCAAAATGCCGTCTCCCGCTCTCCCAAAAGTTGTTATCTGGAGTGATCTTGCTTTGGCATACGCGACGGTAAACCCGCCCCCTGAAAAAACCCCGGTAAGAATTACAGCGGCAGTTATAATGGGAATAGAGCCTGAGGCTGCGAATACGAGTGTGAGGCTTATCCCGATTCCGCAAATTACCATAATGCGCGCTGCTTTTCTTGTATTGTCATAAAGCCTGCCGAGAAGCGGAGCAGAGATTATTGCAGAGATTAGTGGCAGGCTGGCGATGATTCCGGCCGTCTGAGCCGGCACGGAAAGGCTTTGAAGATATACAACGAGATAGGTCAGTACCAGGGCCCATGCGCCCTGTATTCCAATGAGAAATATACCGATCCGCGCAAGGCCTGCGTCTGAGAGTATTTGCAGGGTGTTACGGAGCAGGCCCGGCGCTGCGGGCGGATGCCTGCTCTTGTCGTCGGAACCAGCGATGCTCTTTTCACCAACTAGCATTGATTCTGAACCACGTTTGTTGTCACTTAAGTGCAGATCCCGCGGCAGCGCGACAACCATGAACAATGCACTCAGGATTCCTATCGCGCCGCTCAACAGGATGCTTTGTCTCCAACCGGTGGCCGATGCAACAAGAATCCAACCGAATATTCCGATTATGCCTCCTGCAGAGTGAGCCGCATTTAGCCCTCCAATCGAAAGCCCGGTTGATTTCGCCCTGCCATAATCCGCGATTAGCGTAATGCTAGAACTGAAGAAAAACGCCATGCCGGCGCCGACGATAAAGCGCAGCAGGACCAGCTGGAAGGGTTCCGATGCCAGTCCGCAAAACAGCGCGGCGGTAGAAGACACAGCTATTCCGGTGATGGCAGAGGTTCTTGGACCAAACTTCAGGGCAAATATTCCTGCAGGGATTTGAAACGACCCGACTCCTATGAAAAATGCGGTGGATACCGCACCGAGCAGAAAAATATCCTGGTTGAGCTGCAGGGCAATCAGCGGAAATATTGCGGCTATGTTAAACCAGTTTACGCCGTAAATCGTTCTGGCCGCAATCAGTGAGAACGTTGCAAGGCCGGCCCTTCTATTCGAAATAGTGCCAGAGGTTGATATTTTGGCTGCTCAATATGGCTTGCAGACTAGTATAATAAAAAAGCAGCCACGGTAGCTCCGGGTTTCGGCCAAGTGGAGAGACCGGAGTGTAACTACTTGTCAAAAGCCAGTTCAAAGAGCCGGTCGGCAAAATTGATAATTATCTGAAACTTTGCAAGTTTGGAGGTCCACCTCGCGGGGATTTCGGCGAGTCCATAGTAGGCGCCTGCCAATTGACCGTATACTGCGCCTGTAGTATCTGCATCGTCCCGCAGATTGACCGCTTCAATTAGCCCCTCCTCAAAGGTGTCGTTGTTGTAAAAGCTCCACAATGCTGCTTCAAGCGACTGGGCTGCATAGCCGCTACCCCGAATTTGCGGCGGAGCTTTTGTCTTAAAGCTCCCGTTGGCGACTTTCAAAACCTCCTTGGTAAGAGGTTGTGATGACCAGTAATTCCTTGTTGGACTGAAAGTCTCTGAGAGAAGTTCTTCCTTGTCTGCTCCCCTGATAGCCCCGACTATCAGCGTCCCCAGATATCTGCATGCATCAACCGCCACTATGGCCTGATGGGTCGTCCTCGAGCTTTGCCCCGAGAAATAGACTGCCATTTCAGGATTTGCTGCGAAAAATAGCGGGACCGGGGCAAGACGCATAATAGAGCCGTTCCCGGCGCTATAGTAGTCTGACGGGCCACAGAAAGGCTCGCGGGTTTCTGCGAACTTGTCAAGTGCTGCTTTGATGGTCAATCCAATGTCAAAGCACGCTCCATTCGAGCTAAGATAGCCGTGGTTGTACCAGCGCGAATACCGCTCCAGTTGGTCTACTGGATCAAATGCCTGCTTGGAAATGAGGCTGTCTGCCAGACACAGTGCCATGGAGGCATCATCAGTCCACTGTCCCGGCTCAAACTCAAAAACTCCGCCCCCTGCCATGTCCCTAACCCGGCTGGAGAGATTCGGCGGACTAAACTCGAGAGGCGCGCCGAGAGCATCACCAGTTGCAAGCCCGACCAGACTCCCCCTATAACGGTCTAAGAGTCTTGCATGATTGGTGCTCAAGCTAGTGTCCATCTTTGTCTGCAGCCTCTTATTCTTTGAATTGGTGCCAATGCGATACAGCCGACACATCCCTCAAAGTAGCCTAATCAACAATATCCCAACATAGTATGGAATATTGTATAGCGCTGCAAGAGCTGCGACCTGAGTTCCGAAAAACTGACCTGCAAATACTGAAACTAGAACATTATTGACATGAGTCATTGAAATAAGCCCCGACAGTCTTTCCTGCCTCAAATCGCCTGAGCTGATGGAGCCGGCAAGGTATCCAGCCAGCGCGTAGGCACCAAAGCAAAGAAATGAAGTGGCGATTGTCTGGATGAGGAAGATCTGGTCCGAAAAAAAGTAGGCGGAAAACTGTGCAAACATTGCAAAATTGATTAGAACAACAAAGACTATGGACATTGGGAAGGAATTCCTGTCCGCAAAACCTGAGAGCCGCGGCAAATGCTTTTTTGCAGCCCAGCCTGCGGCAAGTGGGATGAAAAGCGCCGCAGCTAGCAGGGTTATCATGTTCAAGATAGGTATCTGGAACTGCGAGCCCGCCAAGAGGTAAGTCAGCGCAGGAAGCGTAAAGGGCGCCGCTAGCGATGTCACGACAATCATTCCGACGATCAGTGCAAGCCTGGCGCCAACAATATTTGCGACAAAAGGGGCCCCGAGCCCTGTAGATATCCCTGACAGTAACAAGACAGGAAGGGCAAAAGGCCTGTAGAGTACGTACGCAACTGCGTACATTAGCAGCGGGAGAGCGGCGAGCTTTATCACAGCAGTGGCTGCAAGCCGGCGCGGCTTTGAAAAAGTTGCAACGACGTCTTTTGCCTCAAGACGGAGGAGGTTGAAGAAAAGGAGGCCGCCAAGCCAGACCAGAAGGTATGGCGCAAGGACGAGTCCTGCTTTCGGGAGGAGCACTCCGGCGGCCATCGAGCCGGCAAGCGCCGCGGCAAGTACAGAGTCTTGCCTACGAGCCAAGATCTTTCAGTTGCTTTATCATTTCCCTGACAAAGTCAAAGCCCTGCTGCCAGAACTGCTCCTTTGTGATGTCGATGCCGGATTCTAGCAGCAGCTCCTCGGGTTTCCTTGAGCCACCGGCCGCAAGGATCTCAAAGTACTTGGGGACAAACGACGACTTGCCCTCTTGCTTGTACTGCTTGTAAAGCGAGAGCACGAGCAGGTTGCCAAAGGAATACGCGTAGCAGTAGAACGGCGTGTGGTAAAAGTGAGGTATGTACGTCCACTCCCACCGGAACTCCGGGGAGATTGCCACCGACCCCCCAAACTGCCCCCGCAGGTTTTTCTCGTAATGTTCCGCAACCTCGTCCGTTGTAGCGCCGTGCTCTCCAATTTCCTTGTGAGCCTCGACCTCAAAGAGGGTAAAGTATGCCTGCCTCATTATTGTCGCGTACATGTCGTCAATCTGCTCTGCAAGCAGCAGCCTCTGTTCCTTCCGCGAGAGGTCTTCCGCAAGCTTTTCGTTAAGCAGCATCTCGGCAAACACCGATGCGGTCTCGGCAAGGGGAAGCGGTGCGTGCGCGACTAGTACCGGCTTGTCTTCAGCTGCCATGCTGTGTATTGCGTGGCCAAACTCGTGCGCCAGAGTCGAGACATCCCTTGTGCGCCCGTCAAAGTTCAAAAGGACGTAGGGCGTTATCTTGGGCGTGACCGTATGGCAGAATGCGCCGCCGCGCTTGCCCTTTCTTATTGCCGAGTCTACATGCTTTTCGTCAAACAGACGTTCGGCCATTGAGCGAAATCGCGGCTCAAAGCTTTCAAAGGTTTCTAGGACTGACTGGACAGCCTTGCCGTAGGTGAACTTTTTTGCGCCGGTCTTGGTGTTGAGCGGGGCGTAAAGGTCGTACCTTCGCAGCTTCTTGAGTCCAAGCATCTTCGCTTTTTCTTTAAAGTAGTCCTGAAAAACGCCTGCATTCTTGCTGCATGCGGCCAAAAGCGAGTTGACCGTTTCGTCGTCAAGGTCGTTTGAGATGTTGCGCGCAGATATCGGACTTGCATAAGAGCGAAGCTTGACAGCTTCGTCTCGCCACTGTATTACGACGTTTCGATAAATGTCGCCCAGAATTCCGCTGTTCTTTTTGTATACTTCAAACAGTGCCTGGTAAGCAGCCGCGCGCTCGTTCGCATCAGGGCTTCGAACCAGGGTGACGAGCTTTTCGCGGCTGTCAAATTTCCTGATGACGAGCTTGCGGCCCTTCTTTAGCCTC contains:
- a CDS encoding DsbA family protein; protein product: MKDKPRTGRKTKSKATMYVLVAIVAAVLVGSFALAASKIPASNPALSSSSSQSSNNTGTRNLSLASLIASGSAYKGGTNAPVTLVEFGDFQCEFCDRYAAATEPQIDQQYVTAGKVAVVFKHFAWYGPDSVSAAQASQCANEQGKFWQFHDILYKNQKAINSGWAGVGNLKSFAQQIPDLNSAQFDTCLDSGKYLSQVNSDIALAKSLGFQGTPGFVVEKSDGSSPVPIAGAYPIVTFQQAIDKELVS
- a CDS encoding C2H2-type zinc finger protein; translated protein: MAFKCKKCGSEFADEAHLERHRAVHGNKPKISESGSMDFDKVGF
- a CDS encoding CAP domain-containing protein; translated protein: MSARRGVWVATTSVLAALAILGAAGYLLNSAVPSLSSYFSTSIKTVSGITEKPVSEPFVHNSSQTVTSSLAPELESLDGALKPVKVSLLPSEEGLRQYALELINSDRATAGLPPVTLTDNYAAQSQADDIVATGHLSHWMTDGEKPYMSYSRYGGTGYVSQNAAICCYAQQANHSAISDGVLSGHFFTASDIKQAIEVEQDGMVNDDLACCSNGHRMNILDAHHTGVSIGIAYSNNSVVMVQNFENRYLALDRAISSGDNKSIEISGSYIRSGYQIAGITITFDKAPSHAAYQENFNEHSYGSGELLATVQKPAPPGYHYQSMPDHFALEAGRWQDTGAVFDVRFDMSGAVSKDGPGMYTLTAFLTSEGGRDVFPALTYSVYASAPQ
- a CDS encoding MFS transporter, producing MSTSGTISNRRAGLATFSLIAARTIYGVNWFNIAAIFPLIALQLNQDIFLLGAVSTAFFIGVGSFQIPAGIFALKFGPRTSAITGIAVSSTAALFCGLASEPFQLVLLRFIVGAGMAFFFSSSITLIADYGRAKSTGLSIGGLNAAHSAGGIIGIFGWILVASATGWRQSILLSGAIGILSALFMVVALPRDLHLSDNKRGSESMLVGEKSIAGSDDKSRHPPAAPGLLRNTLQILSDAGLARIGIFLIGIQGAWALVLTYLVVYLQSLSVPAQTAGIIASLPLISAIISAPLLGRLYDNTRKAARIMVICGIGISLTLVFAASGSIPIITAAVILTGVFSGGGFTVAYAKARSLQITTFGRAGDGILSRDSHDFRYGALKVAWINGISLVGVVWMPLLFSYLAKQFGYQWAWPLSAAMVIPFVAILLTARRN
- a CDS encoding ADP-ribosylglycohydrolase family protein, with the translated sequence MDTSLSTNHARLLDRYRGSLVGLATGDALGAPLEFSPPNLSSRVRDMAGGGVFEFEPGQWTDDASMALCLADSLISKQAFDPVDQLERYSRWYNHGYLSSNGACFDIGLTIKAALDKFAETREPFCGPSDYYSAGNGSIMRLAPVPLFFAANPEMAVYFSGQSSRTTHQAIVAVDACRYLGTLIVGAIRGADKEELLSETFSPTRNYWSSQPLTKEVLKVANGSFKTKAPPQIRGSGYAAQSLEAALWSFYNNDTFEEGLIEAVNLRDDADTTGAVYGQLAGAYYGLAEIPARWTSKLAKFQIIINFADRLFELAFDK
- a CDS encoding arsenic resistance protein, whose amino-acid sequence is MARRQDSVLAAALAGSMAAGVLLPKAGLVLAPYLLVWLGGLLFFNLLRLEAKDVVATFSKPRRLAATAVIKLAALPLLMYAVAYVLYRPFALPVLLLSGISTGLGAPFVANIVGARLALIVGMIVVTSLAAPFTLPALTYLLAGSQFQIPILNMITLLAAALFIPLAAGWAAKKHLPRLSGFADRNSFPMSIVFVVLINFAMFAQFSAYFFSDQIFLIQTIATSFLCFGAYALAGYLAGSISSGDLRQERLSGLISMTHVNNVLVSVFAGQFFGTQVAALAALYNIPYYVGILLIRLL
- a CDS encoding M3 family oligoendopeptidase; translated protein: MAKLEYAGLKVGGWSLSELVRDPKSEEFSSYLRSIEDKVGRFESARQSLKNGISSSEFLALLKQAEDIIESVSIASGYAHLRYYADTSSNEASALVTQMEQVATGIGNRMLFFDLWFKKELDDQNAARLIDSSPLVYREYLSHKRKVARYSLSEPEEKVINIMSVTGIGALVKIYDRLTSGLEFTMRLKKGRKLVIRKFDSREKLVTLVRSPDANERAAAYQALFEVYKKNSGILGDIYRNVVIQWRDEAVKLRSYASPISARNISNDLDDETVNSLLAACSKNAGVFQDYFKEKAKMLGLKKLRRYDLYAPLNTKTGAKKFTYGKAVQSVLETFESFEPRFRSMAERLFDEKHVDSAIRKGKRGGAFCHTVTPKITPYVLLNFDGRTRDVSTLAHEFGHAIHSMAAEDKPVLVAHAPLPLAETASVFAEMLLNEKLAEDLSRKEQRLLLAEQIDDMYATIMRQAYFTLFEVEAHKEIGEHGATTDEVAEHYEKNLRGQFGGSVAISPEFRWEWTYIPHFYHTPFYCYAYSFGNLLVLSLYKQYKQEGKSSFVPKYFEILAAGGSRKPEELLLESGIDITKEQFWQQGFDFVREMIKQLKDLGS